The DNA window GCAATAGGAATTAATGGTTTTGGAACGGTAAGTGTATGTGGACGTAATCTGGAACCACGTCCAGCCATTGGAACGATAATTTTCATAAATTATATTTGGATATTTTAGTTGTTTTTTATTTGATTTATGGTTTATAGGTAATAATAAAACCCAGTTAGATGCGTAATCGTATTATTTTTAAATATTCGTTTAATTTTTCAAATTCACTAGCATCAAAATAGAGACCAAAGTTTAGTCTTTTCTGATTCTTGATAATAACATATCTTTTTCGGTATACAATAAGATTCCCGTATAAGATAAAAATAAAAGGTTACCTACCCAGAAATTATAATCGAAAAGATTGACTATCATGTAACTGAATACGGACAAAAGTAGAATAAAGAAAGAGATTTTCTTCATCCTATATGGAATTGGATAATATTTTTGACCTAAAAAATAAGATAGCACCATCATGGTAAAGTAAGCTGCTAAGGTTACCCAGGCAGAAACCATAAAACCATATTTAGGTAAAAGTAAAAGATTTAAAACAATGGTAATTATAGCACCTGTCCAGGAGATATAGGTACCTACTCTTGTTCTGTCGGTCACTTTATACCATGTTGAAAGATTATAATAAATTCCAAAAAATAAATTGGCAATTACAATAATCGGAATAATATTTATGGCAATCCAGTAAGAACTGTTTGGTACCAGCAAAAGCTTTATCCATGATACATTAGCAATGATTCCTAAAGCAACAACAGAAGCAAAGAAAAAAAAATATTCAGTTACCTTTGCGTAGGTGAGCTTAGCATTTTCATTTTGCATTTGTTTAAAGAAAAAAGGTTCAATACCCATTCTATATGCAGTTACAAAGAGAGTCATCAATACTGCCATTTTATAACAGCCACCATAAGCTCCGGCCGCTCCATCATCTATAATAAATTTTTGAATAAACTTGTCAAAGTTTTCATTCACCATAAATGCCAATCCCGCGATCATAATTGGCCACGAGTACTTAATCATTTGAATGAAAAGGTCCTTAGAAAACTGAAATTTAAGTTTCAGTATAATTGGAAAAACAAGAATAAACCCTAAAAAACTGGCTGCTAGATTACTGTAAAAAGGATAGGTTACTTTTTCTTTTAAACCAAATTTAAAACTAAGTTCTTCGGGAATATAAAGGAACAAAGCAATTACAAAAATGCTCTGGAAAATAGCTTGTATTACTCTTACTGCTGCATACTTAATAGGTTTATTATTAAATCTCAGCCAAGCTAAAGGTATAACAAGTAGGTTGTCAAAAAATGCGATCCAGGCAAACCATCGGATAAATTCCGGTGTTTTAGAGTATCCGAAGACATTCGCAATCGGTTGATTAAAAAGTAATACCAATATTAAAAAAACACTGGATAAAACGGTTAGAAACCAAAATGAAGTATTAAAAACTTTTTGTTCATCATTTTTATTGGATGAAAATCTAAAATAAGCTGTTTCAAAACCAAAAGAGAGAACAATATTAACAAAAGAAATTAATGCATAGAGATTGGTGAAGATCGCAAAATCGCTGACATCGATGTGTTTTATGAATAAATAATTAAGCAATACTACAATCACTCTCGGCATAATTGCCCCAATTCCATATATAATAGTTTCGTTAAGAAGTTTTTTCAAAATGCGAAATTTCTTGCAAATGTAAATATTTAGAAATTGATTTTTTATCAAGGATATTAAAATTCATTCATAAACCTTAATTTTGTAAGGAATCTAAAGTCTAAAGAAAAGTAAATGAGAACCCTTATCAAAAATGTAACAATCGTTAATGAAGGAAAGATCTTTGAAAGCGATATTTTAATTGAAAATGATTTAATTTCTAAAATACAGCCCAATATTTCTGAAGATGCTGATCAGGTTATTGATGCTTCCGGAAAGTTTCTTTTACCAGGAGTGATTGATGATCAGGTGCATTTTCGTGAACCAGGATTAACACATAAAGGAGATATTGAAAGTGAATCCAGATCTGCTATTGCAGGAGGTATTACAAGTTTTATCGATCAGCCTAATACCGTTCCAAACGCTGTAACTCAGGAATTGTTAGCTGATAAGTATGAGATAGGTTCTAAAAAAGCATATGCGAATTATGGCTTTATGATGGGGGGAACTAATGATAATCTTGAGGAAGTTCTAAAAACCAATCCTAGAAATGTTCCGGGGATTAAATTGTTTTTAGGTTCTTCTACAGGAAATATGTTAGTAGATAACCCTGAAACTTTAGAGAATATATTCAGCAATACCAAAATGCTGATAGCCGTTCATTGTGAAGATGAAGCAACCATCAGAGCAAATACTCAAAAGTATCTTGATGAATATGGTGAAGATATTCCGGTAAAATACCATCATTTAATAAGAAGCGAAGAAGCTTGCTATAAGTCTTCTTCCAAAGCGATCGAACTGGCACAAAAAACGGGAGCAAGGCTTCATGTTTTTCATCTTTCAACAGCCAAGGAAACAGCACTTTTCAGAAATGATATCCCTTTAAAAGATAAAAAAATAACAGCCGAAGTTTGTGTACATCACTTAACTTTTACCAATGAGGATTATGAAACCAGAGGCGGATTAATAAAGTGGAATCCTGCTGTAAAAACGCAGAAAGATAAAGATGGACTTTGGGAAGCTCTTTTGGATGACAGAATTGATGTGATTGCGACAGATCATGCTCCACATACCTGGGAAGAAAAACAGAATGTATATACAAAGTGTCCTTCAGGTGCCCCATTGGCTCAACATTCATTGACGGTAATGTTGGAGAATTTTAAGAATGGTAAAATTTCTTTAGAAAAGATTGTTGAGAAGATGTGTCATAATCCGGCTATCTTATTCAGAGTTGATAAAAGAGGTTTTGTTAGAGAAGGATATAAAGCAGATTTAGTGCTGGTTGATTTAAATGAAAATTGGACGGTAGCTAAAGAAAATATCTTGTACAAATGTGGATGGAGTCCATTGGAAGGCATGAATTTCCATTCTAAAGTGACTCATACTTTTGTAAATGGTCATTTGGTATATGATAACGGAAAAATTGCGGAAGAAAAATTCGGGGAGCGTTTGCTTTTTGAGATTCAGGAATAAATTGAAGAGGCTGTCTTATTAGACAGCCTCTTTTATGTTTTTTGAGAATGATAAATATTAATTATTTCTTCGCTTTCGCGCTCATGTAAAAAGTCAATTTCCCTCCACTCGTAATATCAGAATGTTTCAATATGAAATTCTTTATTTCTTTACCATTTAAAACAATCTTTTCTACATATACATTCTTTGGACTTTGATTAACCGCTTCAATTTCAAAGGTTTTTCCGTTTTCTAAATTTAGTGTTGCATGTTCTATAGCCGGGCTTCCAATTGCATAATCTTCAGATCCGGGAGCAACAGGGTAGAATCCAAGAGAGCTTAATATATACCATGCACTCATCTGCCCGGCATCATCATTTCCTCCTAATCCATCTGGAGTAGCTTTATATTGCATTTCTAAAATATGACGGATCTGTGCCTGTGTTTTCCAAGGTTGTCCTGCCCAGTTATAAAGATAAGCGACATGATGAGCCGGCTCATTTCCATGAACATAGCCACCAATAATTCCTTCACGTGTAATATCCTCCGTATCGGCAAAAAATTCATCAGGTAAATGCATGCTAAATAATTCATCAAGTTTTGTTGAAAACTTTTTCTTGCCACCCATTAGAGTAATAAGCTCATCAGGATTTTGGGGAACGAAGAAGCTGTAGTTCCATGAGTTACCTTCAATAAATCCTTGCCCGTGAGTACTCAGTAAGTCAAAATCTTTTTTGAAACTTCCATCTGCTAAACGAGGTCGCATAAACCCGATGTTTTTATCTAAATTATTTTTCCAGTTTCCGGAACGCTTGATAAATTGATCGTAAATTTCTGTTTCACCTAAATGTTTTGCCAATTGAGCAATTGCCCAATCGTCATAAGCATATTCTAAAGTGTTTGAAACTGAAGTTCCACTTTTTTCAGCAGGAATATAACCTAAATCTATATATTGTCCTATCCCTTCATAATCTCTTTTGTTGGCTGTTTCAACGCAGGCTTTTAATGCAGCTTTAGGATCGCCGGTATAAACTCCTTTGATAATAGCGTCTGCCACTACACTCACACTGTGATAACCACTCATACACCAGTTTTCATTAGCATAATGAGACCAGATCGGCAGCATTTTCATAGAGAATTGCTCATAATGAGCCATCATAGATTTTACGATATCATCATTTCGTTTGGGCTGAATAATATTAAATAAAGGATGTAAGGCTCGGTAGGTATCCCAAAGTGAAAATGTAGTATAGTTGGTAAATCCATTCGCTTTATGAACATTTTGATCCAAACCTTTGTATTCACCATTGGCATCCATATAAGTTGTAGGATTAATGAATGTATGATACATTGCCGTGTAGAAATTTGTTTTTTCGGTCTCGGAACCTTTAACGATAATTTTGTTTAACTCATTGTTCCAATTTTCCTGAGCTTTTACTTTTACCTGATCGAAAGATAAGTTGCCGGCCTCTTTTTCCAGATTGTCCATGGCATTTTTTTGACTGACAGGGGATAATGCTAATTTTACTTCAATAGCTTCATTTTCATTCGTGTCGAAATCAAAATTCATTTTCAGATTTTTTCCGGCGATCTCAGGGAAATTTTTAGTCTGGTCAAATTTCCTCCAGAAACCGCCATAAACCTGCTTGCCATCATAGTTTTTTTGACCGTATGATTTAAAAGGTTTGGAAAATTGGATGGCAAAATAAACGGTTCTTGTCCTTGCCCAACCACTGGTCTGTCTATATCCGGTAATGGTGTGGCCATTTTCTACACGGACATAAGTCCAGACGTTTTTACCATTATAATTATAAATCCCGGCCATCAGGTCTAAAATAATGTGTGCCTGATCTGATTTTGGAAATGTATAGCGCTGAAGGCCTACCCTTGTTGTTGTTGTAAGCTCAGCTAAAATATTGTGATCTTCAAGTTTTACTTTGTAATAACCAGCTTCTGCTTTTTCGTTCTGGTGAGAGAATCTACTTCTGTAACCGCTTTCAGGATTGGAGGCCGTTCCAGGATTGAATTGTAATTTTCCTACTGTAGGCATCATCAATAAGTCTCCTAAATCTGAATGACCTGTTCCGCTAAAATGAGTAGAGCTGAAACCCACAATTGTTTTGTCTTCATAGCGATAACCTGCACAATATTTGTAAACTTCCCCATTATATTTTCCGTTGAGTTCATAGGAGATGGTATCTGTTTCAGGGCTTAACTGAACAGAGCCAAATGGAACTGT is part of the Chryseobacterium paludis genome and encodes:
- a CDS encoding lipopolysaccharide biosynthesis protein, translating into MKKLLNETIIYGIGAIMPRVIVVLLNYLFIKHIDVSDFAIFTNLYALISFVNIVLSFGFETAYFRFSSNKNDEQKVFNTSFWFLTVLSSVFLILVLLFNQPIANVFGYSKTPEFIRWFAWIAFFDNLLVIPLAWLRFNNKPIKYAAVRVIQAIFQSIFVIALFLYIPEELSFKFGLKEKVTYPFYSNLAASFLGFILVFPIILKLKFQFSKDLFIQMIKYSWPIMIAGLAFMVNENFDKFIQKFIIDDGAAGAYGGCYKMAVLMTLFVTAYRMGIEPFFFKQMQNENAKLTYAKVTEYFFFFASVVALGIIANVSWIKLLLVPNSSYWIAINIIPIIVIANLFFGIYYNLSTWYKVTDRTRVGTYISWTGAIITIVLNLLLLPKYGFMVSAWVTLAAYFTMMVLSYFLGQKYYPIPYRMKKISFFILLLSVFSYMIVNLFDYNFWVGNLLFLSYTGILLYTEKDMLLSRIRKD
- a CDS encoding dihydroorotase; protein product: MRTLIKNVTIVNEGKIFESDILIENDLISKIQPNISEDADQVIDASGKFLLPGVIDDQVHFREPGLTHKGDIESESRSAIAGGITSFIDQPNTVPNAVTQELLADKYEIGSKKAYANYGFMMGGTNDNLEEVLKTNPRNVPGIKLFLGSSTGNMLVDNPETLENIFSNTKMLIAVHCEDEATIRANTQKYLDEYGEDIPVKYHHLIRSEEACYKSSSKAIELAQKTGARLHVFHLSTAKETALFRNDIPLKDKKITAEVCVHHLTFTNEDYETRGGLIKWNPAVKTQKDKDGLWEALLDDRIDVIATDHAPHTWEEKQNVYTKCPSGAPLAQHSLTVMLENFKNGKISLEKIVEKMCHNPAILFRVDKRGFVREGYKADLVLVDLNENWTVAKENILYKCGWSPLEGMNFHSKVTHTFVNGHLVYDNGKIAEEKFGERLLFEIQE
- a CDS encoding GH92 family glycosyl hydrolase, with translation MIKSGTYLFVFLLFFSISFKAQKFEKLIQYVNPLIGTEKMGHTYPGATVPFGSVQLSPETDTISYELNGKYNGEVYKYCAGYRYEDKTIVGFSSTHFSGTGHSDLGDLLMMPTVGKLQFNPGTASNPESGYRSRFSHQNEKAEAGYYKVKLEDHNILAELTTTTRVGLQRYTFPKSDQAHIILDLMAGIYNYNGKNVWTYVRVENGHTITGYRQTSGWARTRTVYFAIQFSKPFKSYGQKNYDGKQVYGGFWRKFDQTKNFPEIAGKNLKMNFDFDTNENEAIEVKLALSPVSQKNAMDNLEKEAGNLSFDQVKVKAQENWNNELNKIIVKGSETEKTNFYTAMYHTFINPTTYMDANGEYKGLDQNVHKANGFTNYTTFSLWDTYRALHPLFNIIQPKRNDDIVKSMMAHYEQFSMKMLPIWSHYANENWCMSGYHSVSVVADAIIKGVYTGDPKAALKACVETANKRDYEGIGQYIDLGYIPAEKSGTSVSNTLEYAYDDWAIAQLAKHLGETEIYDQFIKRSGNWKNNLDKNIGFMRPRLADGSFKKDFDLLSTHGQGFIEGNSWNYSFFVPQNPDELITLMGGKKKFSTKLDELFSMHLPDEFFADTEDITREGIIGGYVHGNEPAHHVAYLYNWAGQPWKTQAQIRHILEMQYKATPDGLGGNDDAGQMSAWYILSSLGFYPVAPGSEDYAIGSPAIEHATLNLENGKTFEIEAVNQSPKNVYVEKIVLNGKEIKNFILKHSDITSGGKLTFYMSAKAKK